From the Calonectris borealis chromosome 4, bCalBor7.hap1.2, whole genome shotgun sequence genome, one window contains:
- the LOC142081558 gene encoding uncharacterized protein LOC142081558, producing MVSREPLPGPAPAGEGGQEKAMTVRSVLLNRDSPDIESRLKRRRNRTQQVRFKDLVEGGTGRAASPTPGPTATHGPNTPRASPPPRDAPEPAALCASRRSWPQAQPGSLTLPMPRKACISTAIQTSPSLQKPFPASQPRSKSVCDVARDAVLPAAVGSAWCPGGAVPNGSSQPVPLRVPGSLPMHDHAAALAQHAAVCRVPPPPPRDPCPPYPGTAGCPTARCTSLAQSCAPEPCLPPPACAQLRRNPGGSRGAPPRPASVPCGQPRPPAELQGLGRSDSERSLPRGRPPPRPSPHRQQTVPTTATLGLRQPAQGNLPRDPLPPQHQLCGTPWGGPCCTSPAPIPPAPGWHGSAAAAPEKTPAALGHPDPRGICSRLHTTEPGHGRAGPEGPGDPQGPGVGTQPAGQAPEVPQRGQPCLTAEQSETLRHIQDLLQLVVAAKGPMGPPAGDEDARTSQGEGPQGPGEQGDLQSQLQSLEGVLETSQQTIRVLLDVIQDLEKKEAQRDGRHSYRTGQDIANCGTCRDCACIIYSVEHDFRQQEGRFQRVLSHIEGDTTPSSPAAAAGAILPPRQEPSPVTKLPAKLDAKKSRRKCFWFL from the exons ATGGTCAGCCGCGAGCCCcttcccggcccggcccccgccggtgAGGGTGGCCAGGAGAAAGCCATGACGGTGCGCTCAGTGCTGCTCAACCGCGACTCGCCCGACATCGAGAGCCGCCTCAAGCGCCGGCGCAACCGCACGCAGCAGGTCCGCTTCAAGGACCTGGTGGAAGGCGGCACGGGGCGGGCGGCCAGCCCCACGCCAGGGCCCACGGCCACCCATGGCCCCAACACCCCACGTGCCTCACCGCCCCCCAGGGACGCCCCTGAGCCGGCGGCTCTCTGTGCCTCGCGGCGGAGCTGGCCCCAGGCCCAGCCGGGCTCGCTGACGCTGCCCATGCCCAGGAAGGCGTGCATAAGCACCGCCATCCAGACCTCCCCCAGCCTCCAGAAGCCCTTCCCAGCCTCCCAGCCCCGCAGCAAGAGCGTCTGCGACGTGGCCAGGGACGCGGTGCTGCCTGCTGCCGTGGGGAGCGCCTGGtgcccggggggggctgtgcccaACGGCTCCAGCCAGCCTGTGCCCCTGCGGGTGCCCGGCAGCCTCCCTATGCACGATCATGCCGCAGCCCTCGCCCAGCACGCCGCGGTGTGCCGTGTGCCACCGCCACCGCCCAGGGATCCCTGTCCCCCTTATCCAGGCACGGCCGGGTGCCCCACTGCCCGCTGCACCTCCCTGGCGCAGAGCTGCGCCCCCGAGCCCTGCCTGCCGCCCCCTGCCTGCGCCCAGCTCCGCAGGAACCccgggggcagccgtggggcccccccgcgccccgcctcTGTGCCCTGTGGTCAGCCCCGGCCGCCTGCCGAGCTGCAGGGGCTTGGCCGGAGCGACTCGGAGCGGAGTCTGCCCCGCGGGCGCCCACCACCCCGGCCCTCGCCGCACCGCCAGCAGACCGTCCCCACCACCGCCACCCTCGGCCTCCGCCAGCCAGCTCAGGGCAACCTCCCGCGTGaccccctgccaccccagcaccagctctgcgGCACGCCCTGGGGGGGGCCCTGCTGCACCTCGCCagcccccatcccaccagcgccGGGCTGGCACGGCTCTGCTGCCGCCGCGCCGGAGAAGACACCAGCTGCGCTCGGCCATCCGGACCCCCGCGGCATCTGCAGCCGGCTACACACCACGGAGCCTGGGCACGGCCGTGCAGGACCAGAGGGGCCCGGGGACCCACAGGGCCCCGGTGTGGGGACGCAGCCAGCCGGGCAGGCACCGGAGGTCCCCCAgcgcgggcagccctgcctcaCCGCCGAGCAGTCGGAGACACTGCGCCACATCCAGGACCTTCTGCAGCTGGTGGTGGCGGCCAAGGGGCCGATGGGACCACCAGCCGGGGACGAGGACGCCCGGACATCTCAGGGAGAGGGCCCCCAGGGGCCCGGGGAGCAGGGGGACCTGCAGTCCCAGCTGCAGTCCCTGGAAGGGGTGCTGGAGACCAGCCAACAAACCATCCGGGTGCTGCTGGACGTCATCcaggacctggagaagaaggaAGCCCAGCGGGATGG GCGACACTCGTACCGGACAGGGCAAGACATTGCCAACTGCGGGACCTGCCGGGACTGTGCCTGCATCATCTACAG CGTGGAGCACGATTTCCGGCAGCAGGAGGGCCGCTTCCAGCGGGTGCTGAGCCATATCGAGGGTGACACGACGCCGAGCTCCCCTGCAGCAGCGGCGGGGGCCATCCTGCCGCCCAGGCAAGAGCCGTCGCCGGTGACAAAGCTGCCTGCAAAGCTGGACGCGAAGAAATCCAGGCGCAAATGCTTCTGGTTCCTGTGA